One window of Quercus robur chromosome 12, dhQueRobu3.1, whole genome shotgun sequence genomic DNA carries:
- the LOC126708103 gene encoding uncharacterized protein LOC126708103 — protein MYSDLYRGLGLKKEDLSKYGTPLMGFDGRMVILEGQILLLVNMEGKETMVIFIVVASFSPYTEILGSSWIHVIGAVPSTLHMKVKFRIEQGIAMVRGSSVVEEERVEMLLFLVQNIDMFAWNPYEVLWVNLEFIVHKLNVDPLCPPKKQKSRRAVKEHVEVIRQEVKKLKEARAIKEIFFLGWLENTVVVKKKNGKWRVCINFTDLNRACSKDLFPMPKID, from the exons ATGTATTCTGACCTGTATAGGGGGCTTGGTCTGAAGAAGGAAGACCTATCCAAGTATGGTACTCCTTTAATGGGGTTTGACGGCCGGATGGTGATCCTTGAAGGGCAGATCTTGCTTCTTGTGAACATGGAAGGCAAGGAGACGATGGTAATATTCATAGTGGTCGCCTCGTTTTCTCCGTACACAGAAATTCTTGGAAGCTCATGGATTCACGTAATAGGGGCAGTACCATCCACCCTGCATATGAAGGTCAAGTTTCGCATCGAGCAAGGTATTGCCATGGTAAGAG GATCAAGTGTAGTCGAGGAAGagagggtagagatgttgttgtttcTTGTACAGAACATAGACATGTTTGCTTGGAACCCGTATGAGGTGCTTTGGGTGAACCTTGAGTTCATAGTTCACAAGCTTAATGTGGATCCATTATGCCCTCCTAAAAAGCAGAAATCGAGGAGAGCAGTTAAGGAGCATGTTGAAGTCATTAGGCAAGAGGTTAAGAAACTGAAGGAAGCTAGAGCTATAAAGGAGATATTTTTCCTAGGTTGGCTTGAAAATACCGtagtggtaaaaaagaagaatggtaaATGGAGGGTTTGTATTAACTTTACCGACCTTAACCGAGCATGTTCGAAGGACTTGTTTCCTATGCCAAAAATTGATTAG
- the LOC126710501 gene encoding ABC transporter B family member 11-like: MAVENGLGSQTNTDAATTSKSNAEEEKTSSMNGDQEDSKKSKGDEKTNTVPFRKLFSFADSTDILLMILGTIGAVGNGICMPLMALLFGELTNSFGQNQNSPNIVDTVSKVCLKFVYLALGAAVAAFFQVACWMVTGERQAARIRGLYLKTILRQDVAFFDKETNTGEVVSRMSGDTVLIQDAMGEKVGKFLQLISTFIGGFVIAFIKGWLLTLVMLSSIPLLVASGAVVSIVLSKMASRGQSAYAKAANVVEQTIGSIRTVASFTGEKQAIISYKKFVLKAYNSGVQEGLASGLGLGTALFVVFCTYALAVWFGAKMILEKGYNGGQVLTVITAVLTGSMSLGQASPCMSAFAAGQAAAFKMFETIGRKPVIDAYDTKGRTLDDIHGDIELRDVYFSYPSRPDELIFNGFSLSIPSGTTTALVGQSGSGKSTVISLIERFYDPHAGEVLIDGINLKEFQLKWIRGKIGLVSQEPVLFASSIKDNIAYGKDGATIEEIRAAAELANAAKFIDKLPQGLDTMVGEHGTQMSGGQKQRIAIARAILKDPRILLLDEATSALDAESERIVQEALDRIMVNRTTVIVAHRLSTVRNADMIAVIHRGKMVEKGSHSELLKDPEGAYSQLIRLQEVNKESEQALDDRNNPEITVESFRHSTQRKSIQRSISRGSSGVGNSSRHSFSVSFGLPTGVNVPDIGRAETESPSVPTEELPNVPLSRVAYLNKPEIPVLIIGAVAAILNGLIYPIFGLLFSSVIKIFFEPNGLKKDSKFWAIIFMLLGLASFLIIPARSYFFAVAGCKLIRRIRVMCFEKVVNMEVSWFDDPDNSSGAIGARLSADAASVRALVGDALGQMVESMASAVAGLVIAFVACWQLAFIILVLIPLIGVNGFIQAKFMKGFSADAKMMYEEASQVANDAVGSIRTVASFCAEENVMELYKRKCEGPMKTGIRQGLISGIGFGLSFFLLFSVYATSFYAGARLVEAGKTTFTDVFRVFFALTMAATGISQTSSFAPDSSKAKNAAASIFAILDRKSKIDPSEESGMKLDDVKGEIELRHVSFKYPSRPDIQIFRDLNLKIHSGKTVALVGESGSGKSTVVSLLQRFYDPDSGHITLDGIEIQKFQLKWLRQQMGLVSQEPILFNDTIRANIAYGKDGDATEAEIISASELANAHKFISSLQQGYDTMVGERGVQLSGGQKQRVAIARAIVKSPKILLLDEATSALDAESEKIVQDALDRVMVNRTTIVVAHRLSTIKNADLIAVVKNGVIVEKGKHETLINIKDGFYATLLALHTSASTV; encoded by the exons GTCTGTCTAAAATTTGTCTACTTGGCACTGGGTGCGGCTGTGGCAGCTTTCTTTC AGGTGGCTTGTTGGATGGTGACGGGGGAGCGACAGGCTGCACGAATAAGGGGTTTGTATCTGAAGACTATTCTGAGGCAAGATGTTGCATTCTTTGATAAGGAAACAAACACTGGCGAGGTTGTTAGCAGAATGTCTGGTGACACCGTCCTAATACAGGATGCAATGGGTGAGAAG GTTGGGAAATTTTTGCAACTGATTTCTACATTCATCGGAGGTTTTGTGATCGCATTTATCAAAGGGTGGCTTCTAACCCTTGTCATGTTATCCTCTATTCCTCTTCTTGTGGCATCTGGTGCAGTTGTGTCCATCGTCTTATCCAAGATGGCGTCCCGGGGACAAAGTGCTTATGCAAAAGCAGCAAATGTGGTTGAACAGACGATTGGCTCAATCAGAACA GTTGCATCATTCACCGGTGAGAAGCAAGCTATAATTAGTTAcaagaaatttgttttaaaagCTTACAATTCAGGCGTTCAAGAAGGCTTGGCTTCTGGTCTTGGTCTTGGCACGGCTCTGTTTGTAGTCTTCTGCACTTACGCTTTGGCTGTATGGTTTGGGGCTAAGATGATACTGGAGAAAGGATATAATGGGGGTCAAGTGCTGACCGTGATAACTGCTGTGTTAACCGGTTCCAT GTCTCTAGGACAGGCATCTCCCTGCATGAGTGCATTCGCTGCGGGTCAAGCTGCAGCATTTAAGATGTTTGAAACTATAGGGAGGAAGCCAGTGATAGATGCTTATGACACAAAGGGAAGGACGTTAGATGACATTCATGGAGATATAGAGCTAAGGGATGTTTATTTCAGTTACCCAAGCAGACCGGATGAATTAATATTCAATGGATTCTCTCTTTCCATCCCTAGTGGCACAACTACAGCTTTGGTTGGACAAAGTGGAAGTGGGAAGTCAACAGTCATTAGTCTGATAGAGAGATTCTATGACCCTCATGCTGGCGAAGTTCTTATAGATGGAATTAACCTCAAAGAATTTCAGCTCAAATGGATTAGAGGGAAAATTGGTCTTGTCAGCCAGGAACCTGTGTTATTTGCATCCAGCATTAAGGATAATATTGCATATGGAAAGGATGGTGCAACTATTGAAGAGATAAGAGCAGCAGCTGAACTAGCCAATGCTGCTAAATTCATTGACAAATTGCCACAG GGGCTAGATACCATGGTTGGTGAGCACGGAACACAGATGTCTGGTGGACAGAAACAGAGGATTGCCATTGCAAGAGCAATTCTGAAAGACCCACGAATACTACTTCTCGATGAAGCTACAAGTGCACTTGATGCAGAGTCTGAAAGGATAGTGCAAGAGGCATTGGACAGGATTATGGTCAACAGGACAACAGTCATTGTTGCCCATCGTTTGAGCACAGTAAGGAATGCTGATATGATTGCCGTCATTCATAGAGGAAAGATGGTTGAAAAAG GCTCGCACTCAGAACTACTCAAGGATCCTGAGGGAGCATACTCTCAGCTTATACGCTTGCAAGAAGTAAACAAAGAATCAGAACAAGCTTTAGATGATCGAAACAATCCGGAAATTACTGTGGAATCATTCAGACACTCAACTCAAAGAAAGTCAATCCAACGATCTATAAGTCGAGGATCATCTGGAGTGGGAAACAGTAGCCGCCATTCATTCTCTGTATCATTTGGTTTACCTACAGGAGTTAATGTACCAGACATTGGACGGGCAGAAACAGAATCCCCTTCAGTACCTACAGAAGAACTTCCAAATGTTCCACTCAGCCGCGTTGCCTACCTTAACAAGCCTGAGATTCCAGTGCTTATAATTGGAGCTGTAGCTGCAATCCTCAATGGCTTAATATATCCAATTTTTGGATTACTATTTTCCAGCGTTATCAAGATATTTTTTGAACCTAATGGACTAAAAAAGGATTCAAAATTTTGGGCAATAATATTTATGCTCCTTGGTCTGGCATCATTTCTGATAATTCCAGCACGATCATACTTTTTTGCTGTGGCTGGGTGTAAATTAATCAGACGTATTAGAGTAATGTGCTTTGAGAAGGTGGTTAACATGGAGGTTAGTTGGTTTGATGATCCTGATAATTCAAGTGGTGCAATTGGTGCAAGGCTCTCAGCAGATGCAGCATCAGTGCGTGCTTTAGTAGGGGATGCACTTGGTCAGATGGTAGAAAGTATGGCTTCAGCAGTTGCTGGGTTGGTCATTGCCTTTGTTGCTTGCTGGCAGTTGGCTTTTATTATCCTGGTATTGATTCCTCTAATTGGAGTTAATGGATTTATTCAAGCGAAGTTCATGAAAGGATTTAGTGCAGATGCAAAG aTGATGTATGAGGAAGCAAGCCAGGTTGCTAACGATGCAGTTGGAAGTATAAGAACGGTTGCTTCTTTTTGTGCTGAAGAGAATGTGATGGAAttatacaaaagaaaatgtGAAGGTCCAATGAAGACAGGGATACGGCAAGGCCTGATTAGTGGAATAGGATTTGGGTTATCTTTCTTCTTATTGTTTTCTGTCTACGCAACTAGTTTCTATGCTGGAGCTCGACTTGTTGAGGCTGGCAAAACAACATTCACAGACGTTTTCCGG GTTTTTTTTGCCTTAACCATGGCAGCAACAGGAATTTCTCAAACAAGCTCCTTTGCTCCTGATTCTAGCAAAGCCAAGAACGCCGCTGCTTCCATATTTGCAATATTAGATCGGAAGTCAAAGATAGACCCAAGTGAGGAGTCTGGCATGAAATTGGATGATGTGAAGGGCGAAATTGAGCTTCGTCATGTAAGCTTTAAGTATCCTTCTAGACCAGATATTCAGATTTTCCGAGACCTGAACTTAAAAATTCATTCTGGCAAG ACGGTTGCCCTTGTCGGAGAAAGTGGTAGTGGAAAATCAACAGTGGTCTCACTTTTACAAAGATTTTATGATCCTGATTCAGGCCATATAACACTGGATGGAATTGAAATTCAAAAGTTCCAACTCAAATGGTTGAGGCAGCAAATGGGGCTTGTGAGCCAAGAACCAATTTTGTTCAATGACACTATCCGTGCCAACATTGCATATGGAAAGGATGGAGATGCAACTGAGGCAGAAATTATATCTGCATCAGAGTTGGCCAATGCCCACAAATTCATTAGTAGCTTACAACAG GGTTATGATACCATGGTAGGTGAACGAGGAGTCCAATTATCTGGTGGGCAAAAGCAACGTGTAGCCATTGCACGTGCCATAGTCAAAAGTCcaaaaatattactattagatgAAGCTACTAGTGCACTAGATGCCGAGTCTGAGAAAATTGTTCAAGATGCATTAGACCGAGTCATGGTTAACCGGACTACAATAGTTGTGGCTCATCGATTATCCACAATCAAGAATGCTGATCTAATAGCAGTTGTTAAAAATGGAGTAATAGTGGAGAAAGGAAAGCATGAAACTTTGATTAATATCAAGGATGGATTTTACGCCACTTTACTGGCACTTCACACCAGTGCTTCAACAGtttga